A stretch of the Elephas maximus indicus isolate mEleMax1 chromosome 3, mEleMax1 primary haplotype, whole genome shotgun sequence genome encodes the following:
- the LOC126072808 gene encoding uncharacterized protein LOC126072808: MSGRHVGHSNTYGRLNHPNNVSFPARTSGWTHCPNLTGTSSLKRTRTPSGSEFSNCSSSTECPTSPGSPRLPLGQICMGRPYNSKCVETSHLANRPKVARRPACLSNPHCLLCTDRPSGPSSPTFLDQLIKGINYLDRSTNSFYTNCPKTALSLPRLAANYLERATNSLHLDQLDHSSQNTYSNPNTIMATPDHSSTNNSTSMVPSTRGASALECMDDVTNMGYMHQLSSRTLTPMLLQKPGLKLPELPLFGNGVFSLGRLPKFWEAIRSGWNTPEPISKPSSWW; this comes from the coding sequence ATGTCTGGGCGCCATGTGGGGCATTCTAACACTTACGGCCGCCTGAATCATCCCAACAATGTGTCCTTTCCAGCCCGGACTTCAGGTTGGACCCACTGCCCCAATCTCACAGGGACCAGCAGCCTCAAGCGCACCCGCACACCAAGTGGCTCAGAGTTCAGCAACTGTAGCAGTTCCACAGAGTGTCCGACTAGTCCCGGCTCCCCCAGACTCCCACTGGGGCAAATCTGCATGGGCCGGCCATACAACTCCAAGTGTGTGGAGACAAGCCATCTGGCCAACCGCCCCAAGGTGGCCAGAAGGCCAGCCTGCCTTAGCAACCCCCACTGCCTGCTCTGCACAGATCGTCCCTCTGGCCCCTCCAGCCCCACCTTCCTGGACCAGCTCATCAAAGGCATCAACTATCTTGACCGATCCACCAATTCCTTCTATACCAACTGCCCCAAAACAGCTCTGAGCCTGCCGAGGCTTGCAGCCAACTACCTGGAACGAGCCACCAACTCCCTCCACCTGGACCAACTGGACCACTCCTCCCAAAACACTTACTCCAACCCCAACACCATCATGGCCACCCCTGACCACTCCAGCACCAACAACAGCACCTCCATGGTGCCATCGACCAGGGGTGCTAGCGCTTTGGAGTGCATGGACGATGTCACCAACATGGGTTACATGCACCAGCTCAGTAGCCGGACCCTCACTCCCATGCTCCTGCAGAAGCCAGGCCTGAAGTTGCCTGAGCTCCCCTTGTTTGGCAATGGGGTCTTTTCCTTAGGTCGTCTGCCCAAGTTCTGGGAGGCAATTCGCTCGGGTTGGAACACCCCCGAGCCCATCTCCAAACCCTCTAGCTGGTGGTGA